The following are from one region of the Sandaracinus amylolyticus genome:
- a CDS encoding chemotaxis protein CheW translates to MQGATTAFGSSVVLEARVARWAVRIHAARVLETIARVAFVPLPGAPLGVRGVIDHRGAAAVVIDLRERFGADAPTRRWDPMVVVEGTPRLALIVDELRGVGPLPDDVVIEPALPTSRIAGVTLGADGAALLIDPGALLDEAEIAQLRAALEGRS, encoded by the coding sequence ATGCAGGGAGCAACCACCGCGTTCGGGTCGAGCGTCGTGCTCGAGGCCCGCGTCGCACGGTGGGCGGTGCGGATCCACGCCGCGCGCGTCCTCGAGACGATCGCGCGCGTCGCGTTCGTGCCGCTGCCGGGCGCGCCGCTCGGGGTGCGCGGGGTGATCGATCATCGCGGAGCGGCTGCGGTGGTGATCGATCTGCGGGAGCGCTTCGGGGCGGACGCGCCGACGCGGCGCTGGGATCCGATGGTCGTGGTGGAGGGCACGCCGCGGCTCGCCCTGATCGTCGACGAGCTGCGCGGCGTCGGTCCGCTGCCCGACGACGTCGTGATCGAGCCCGCGCTGCCGACTTCGCGCATCGCGGGCGTGACGCTCGGCGCGGACGGCGCGGCGTTGCTGATCGATCCCGGCGCGCTGCTCGACGAAGCGGAGATCGCGCAGCTGCGCGCGGCGCTCGAGGGCCGGTCGTGA
- a CDS encoding NAD-dependent epimerase/dehydratase family protein: MTPLVLVDGAGGFLGRHVVDALRARGMRVRATDRPGVALPDADECVSADLARDALEPLFEGATHVVHVAGLFDLAAQKDALWRANVDVARRVAEAAAIARVRRLVHVSSVTVYGRPRAAPVREDAPQRPERAYERSKQEGEGAVRAIARASGLPLVIARPSGIYGPHGRYGLAAMASTIALAAASGRGHRSVRSETRMTHVHVEDVASACALLCDDRATRDEDVIGRAFHVADATPVTWSDVARGIERFYALPENAPLRVTPLRARAMQIAARLASARLARTNASLARRWDALVAERGLARALTPRIDVDAYDYWRADHVYDTSALRGLGWSPRWPDARDGLRETLEWYVRERWLPAP, from the coding sequence GTGACGCCGCTCGTGCTGGTCGACGGCGCGGGCGGGTTCCTCGGGCGGCACGTGGTCGACGCGCTGCGCGCGCGAGGGATGCGGGTGCGCGCGACCGATCGTCCCGGGGTCGCGCTGCCCGACGCCGACGAGTGCGTGAGCGCGGACCTCGCGCGCGATGCGCTCGAGCCGCTCTTCGAGGGCGCGACGCACGTGGTGCACGTCGCGGGGCTCTTCGATCTCGCGGCGCAGAAGGACGCGCTGTGGCGCGCGAACGTCGACGTCGCGCGTCGTGTCGCGGAGGCCGCGGCGATCGCGCGGGTGCGCCGGCTCGTGCACGTCTCGAGCGTGACGGTGTACGGGCGACCGCGCGCCGCGCCGGTGCGGGAGGATGCGCCGCAGCGTCCGGAGCGCGCGTACGAGCGCAGCAAGCAGGAGGGGGAGGGCGCGGTGCGCGCGATCGCGCGCGCGTCGGGGCTGCCGCTCGTGATCGCGCGGCCGAGCGGCATCTACGGACCGCACGGGCGCTACGGGCTCGCCGCGATGGCGTCGACGATCGCGCTCGCGGCGGCGAGCGGGCGCGGGCATCGCTCGGTGCGGAGCGAGACGCGCATGACCCACGTGCACGTGGAGGACGTCGCGTCGGCGTGCGCGCTGCTCTGCGACGATCGCGCGACGCGCGACGAGGACGTGATCGGTCGCGCGTTCCACGTCGCCGACGCGACGCCGGTCACGTGGAGCGACGTCGCGCGTGGGATCGAGCGCTTCTACGCGCTGCCCGAGAACGCGCCGCTGCGGGTGACGCCGCTTCGTGCGCGGGCGATGCAGATCGCGGCGCGGCTCGCGAGCGCGCGGCTCGCGCGCACCAATGCGTCGCTGGCGCGTCGCTGGGACGCGCTGGTGGCGGAGCGCGGGCTGGCGCGCGCGCTGACGCCGCGCATCGACGTCGACGCCTACGACTACTGGCGCGCGGATCACGTCTACGACACGAGCGCGCTGCGCGGGCTCGGGTGGTCGCCGCGCTGGCCCGATGCGCGCGACGGGCTGCGCGAGACGCTCGAGTGGTACGTGCGCGAGCGCTGGCTGCCGGCGCCCTGA
- a CDS encoding acetoacetate decarboxylase family protein — translation MEPRYPDAPWHTHGRAIFQPFLVRASSLRLPEGFAPRLVGGRAIGLLGLVEYVAPSPLTYCELVWMPCFVRARGAASGYFVEKMYVDSEASLRGGRELWALPKQIARFEWGEREARVETEDGARLVLDVALRGPAMRAPSDVATVQDAGDALVRFRGSGRATVRSAHLRVREARGLDGWSGWRGATRIRGAGAALVDFAITMHPPKRVVP, via the coding sequence ATGGAGCCGCGTTATCCGGACGCGCCGTGGCACACCCACGGTCGGGCGATCTTCCAGCCCTTCCTCGTGCGTGCGAGCTCGCTGCGGCTGCCCGAGGGGTTCGCGCCTCGGCTCGTCGGTGGGCGCGCGATCGGGCTGCTCGGGCTGGTCGAGTACGTCGCGCCCTCGCCGCTGACGTACTGCGAGCTCGTGTGGATGCCGTGCTTCGTGCGCGCGAGGGGCGCGGCGAGCGGCTACTTCGTCGAGAAGATGTACGTCGACTCCGAGGCGTCGTTGCGCGGCGGGCGCGAGCTCTGGGCGCTGCCGAAGCAGATCGCGCGCTTCGAGTGGGGCGAGCGCGAGGCGCGCGTGGAGACCGAGGACGGCGCGCGGTTGGTGCTCGACGTCGCGCTGCGGGGGCCGGCGATGCGCGCCCCGAGCGACGTCGCGACGGTGCAGGACGCGGGCGACGCGCTGGTGCGCTTCCGAGGGAGCGGGCGCGCGACGGTGCGATCGGCGCATCTCCGAGTGCGCGAGGCGCGCGGGCTCGACGGGTGGTCGGGGTGGCGCGGCGCGACGCGCATCCGCGGTGCGGGTGCGGCGCTGGTCGACTTCGCGATCACGATGCACCCGCCGAAGCGAGTCGTGCCGTGA
- a CDS encoding DnaJ domain-containing protein, whose protein sequence is MSRPRPNPHRAFDPHRILGVRDDATPDEIRRAFRAAALRHHPDRNPGDPHAARRFRDARAAYETLMRMHDGTPRERTRADRPLRVRCVLVGVDLVGIIPEALREPGRWIALELLAARTCPACLGEGGEHVARSFFRTERVECGACDGVGLVRVERRLRVRVPVVPARALRLRGRGVAIGAHRGDAILEIA, encoded by the coding sequence GTGAGCCGTCCTCGACCCAACCCACACCGAGCGTTCGATCCCCACCGCATCCTCGGCGTCCGCGACGACGCGACGCCCGACGAGATCCGTCGCGCGTTCCGCGCCGCCGCGCTGCGCCACCATCCCGATCGCAACCCCGGCGATCCCCACGCCGCGCGCCGCTTCCGCGACGCGCGCGCCGCGTACGAGACGCTGATGCGCATGCACGACGGCACGCCGCGCGAGCGCACCCGCGCCGACCGCCCGCTGCGCGTGCGTTGCGTGCTGGTCGGTGTCGATCTCGTCGGCATCATCCCCGAAGCGCTTCGCGAGCCGGGACGCTGGATCGCGCTCGAGCTGCTCGCGGCGCGCACCTGCCCCGCGTGCCTCGGCGAGGGCGGCGAGCACGTCGCGCGCAGCTTCTTCCGCACCGAGCGCGTCGAGTGCGGCGCGTGTGACGGAGTCGGCCTGGTGCGCGTCGAGCGACGACTGCGAGTGCGGGTGCCGGTCGTGCCCGCGCGGGCGCTGCGGCTCCGCGGACGCGGGGTCGCGATCGGCGCCCACCGCGGCGACGCGATCCTCGAGATCGCGTGA
- a CDS encoding peptidoglycan DD-metalloendopeptidase family protein, translating to MRMLVALALVLALAPSIARAQFTYRPPGELVSGSGRGRVDERVYAPGIRFPVRDAPAFLNSQVWGVGGNEGPSGSQCDARNFSYPWRDNYCESRSWDMPLCPAGQGHQGQDIRASSCMNNVHPVVAVVDGTITNIGSYSVYLTAADGTRFDYLHMGSVRVSVGQRVTRGTVVGNVSNAFGGTPTTVHLHFNIRQNVSGVGSVYVPTYMSLVRSYEALIGPSTPRFRAEYVSQSFPLARDPFELAPGEERAGHIELRNAGTETWRPGQTFLGTTEPRDRASPIAGPDWIAPNRAATVDREVAPGATGRFAFTVRAPASPGDYPQYFNLVQEGVAWFSDSGGPVDAQLQVRVTVVPPPDADGDGSTRDLDCDDADARIFPGADETCGDAIDQDCDGSDLECVPDADGGTPIPDAGTTPSDRDAGTATPMAEPRLSGGCGCVVGGRTPSHAGALAIAALASMMLVRRRRR from the coding sequence ATGAGGATGCTCGTGGCGCTCGCGCTCGTGCTCGCGCTCGCTCCGTCGATCGCGCGCGCGCAGTTCACGTACCGCCCACCGGGCGAGCTCGTCTCGGGCAGCGGTCGTGGTCGCGTCGACGAGCGCGTCTACGCGCCGGGGATCCGCTTCCCGGTGCGCGACGCGCCGGCGTTCCTGAACTCGCAGGTGTGGGGCGTCGGCGGCAACGAGGGCCCGAGCGGCTCGCAGTGCGACGCGCGGAACTTCTCGTACCCGTGGCGCGACAACTACTGCGAGTCGCGCTCGTGGGACATGCCGCTCTGCCCCGCGGGACAGGGCCATCAGGGCCAGGACATCCGCGCCTCGAGCTGCATGAACAACGTGCATCCCGTCGTCGCGGTGGTGGACGGGACGATCACCAACATCGGCTCGTACTCGGTCTATCTCACGGCCGCGGACGGCACGCGCTTCGACTACCTGCACATGGGCTCGGTGCGGGTGAGCGTCGGTCAGCGCGTCACCCGCGGCACCGTCGTCGGCAACGTGTCGAACGCGTTCGGCGGCACGCCGACCACGGTCCATCTCCACTTCAACATCCGCCAGAACGTGAGCGGCGTCGGCAGCGTCTACGTGCCGACGTACATGTCGCTCGTGCGCTCGTACGAAGCGCTGATCGGCCCGAGCACGCCGCGCTTCCGCGCCGAGTACGTGAGCCAGTCGTTCCCGCTGGCGCGCGATCCCTTCGAGCTCGCGCCGGGCGAGGAGCGCGCGGGGCACATCGAGCTGCGCAACGCGGGCACCGAGACCTGGCGTCCCGGCCAGACGTTCCTCGGCACCACCGAGCCGCGCGATCGCGCGAGCCCGATCGCGGGCCCCGACTGGATCGCGCCCAACCGCGCCGCGACCGTCGATCGCGAGGTCGCGCCCGGCGCGACGGGCCGCTTCGCGTTCACGGTGCGCGCGCCCGCGAGCCCCGGCGACTACCCGCAGTACTTCAACCTCGTGCAGGAAGGCGTCGCGTGGTTCTCGGACTCGGGAGGCCCGGTCGACGCGCAGCTGCAGGTCCGCGTGACCGTGGTGCCCCCGCCCGACGCCGACGGGGACGGCTCGACGCGCGACCTCGACTGCGACGACGCCGACGCGCGCATCTTCCCCGGCGCCGACGAGACGTGCGGTGACGCGATCGATCAGGACTGCGACGGATCCGATCTCGAGTGCGTGCCCGACGCCGATGGCGGCACACCGATCCCCGACGCGGGCACCACGCCGAGCGATCGCGACGCCGGCACGGCGACGCCGATGGCGGAGCCGCGGCTCTCGGGCGGCTGCGGCTGCGTCGTCGGTGGACGCACGCCTTCGCACGCGGGTGCCCTGGCAATCGCCGCGCTCGCGTCGATGATGCTCGTACGTCGTCGTCGTCGCTGA
- a CDS encoding undecaprenyl-diphosphate phosphatase: MELWQALLLGIVEGLTEYLPVSSTGHLLVTQRILGIPASDASNAYAIAIQAGAIVAVLGLYRKRVGQMALGVVGRDPIGAKLALCVIVAFLPAAVVGFALDDLIESVLFGPWPIVVAWIVGGGVILWFSRARPGKEGRSIEELGWRAALAIGAVQCIAMWPGVSRSLATILGGVAVGLSLSAAVEFSFLLGLVTLGAATAYKSLQHGATMLEAYGPIPVAIGFVAAWIAAVVSVRFMVGWLNERGLGIFAWWRFGAAAIVIAMIAAGML, encoded by the coding sequence ATGGAGCTCTGGCAAGCACTCCTCCTCGGCATCGTCGAAGGCCTCACCGAGTACCTCCCGGTGAGCTCGACGGGGCATCTCCTCGTCACCCAACGCATCCTCGGCATCCCCGCGAGCGACGCGTCCAACGCGTACGCGATCGCGATCCAAGCGGGCGCGATCGTCGCGGTGCTCGGGCTCTACCGGAAGCGCGTCGGGCAGATGGCGCTCGGTGTCGTCGGACGCGATCCGATCGGCGCGAAGCTCGCGCTCTGCGTGATCGTCGCGTTCCTGCCCGCGGCCGTCGTCGGCTTCGCGCTCGACGATCTGATCGAGAGCGTCCTCTTCGGGCCATGGCCGATCGTCGTCGCGTGGATCGTCGGCGGCGGCGTGATCCTCTGGTTCTCTCGCGCGCGGCCGGGCAAGGAAGGACGCTCGATCGAGGAGCTCGGCTGGCGCGCCGCGCTCGCGATCGGCGCGGTGCAGTGCATCGCGATGTGGCCCGGCGTGAGCCGCAGCCTCGCGACGATCCTGGGCGGCGTCGCGGTCGGCCTCTCGCTCTCGGCGGCGGTCGAGTTCTCGTTCCTGCTCGGCCTCGTCACGCTCGGCGCAGCGACGGCGTACAAGTCGCTGCAGCACGGCGCGACGATGCTCGAAGCCTACGGCCCGATCCCGGTCGCGATCGGCTTCGTCGCCGCGTGGATCGCGGCGGTCGTGTCGGTGCGCTTCATGGTCGGCTGGCTCAACGAGCGCGGCCTCGGGATCTTCGCGTGGTGGCGCTTCGGCGCGGCCGCGATCGTCATCGCGATGATCGCGGCCGGCATGCTCTGA